A stretch of Nonomuraea africana DNA encodes these proteins:
- a CDS encoding integrase core domain-containing protein, producing the protein MLGTTAHPTAGWVIQAIRNLVMDLEDANCRARFLIRDRDGKFPALMEEILAEAGIRTVLTGIRMPRMNSIMERWVQSCRHELLDRCLLWNERHLRHALREYELFYNRHRAHQALAQAAPLRTVPDPITDPERITDLNIRRRDRLGGVLHEYSHAA; encoded by the coding sequence GTGTTGGGCACCACCGCTCACCCGACCGCCGGCTGGGTGATCCAGGCGATCAGGAATCTCGTGATGGACCTGGAGGATGCGAACTGCCGGGCACGCTTTCTGATCCGTGACCGGGATGGGAAGTTCCCCGCCCTCATGGAGGAGATTCTGGCTGAGGCCGGCATCCGGACCGTGCTCACCGGTATCCGGATGCCGCGAATGAATTCCATCATGGAGCGATGGGTGCAGTCCTGCCGCCACGAACTCCTGGACCGCTGCCTGCTCTGGAACGAACGCCACCTGCGGCACGCCCTACGCGAGTACGAACTGTTCTACAACCGGCACCGAGCCCATCAAGCCCTGGCCCAAGCCGCCCCGCTGCGTACCGTCCCGGACCCGATCACGGATCCAGAGCGAATCACCGACCTGAACATACGCCGACGAGACCGGCTTGGCGGCGTCCTTCACGAGTACTCGCATGCCGCTTGA
- a CDS encoding integrase core domain-containing protein encodes MTAHPTGAWTVQQARNLVMDLGDRIAGLRFVIHDRDPLFASREVFTAERLRIITTLPRTPRMNAICERVIGTMRRELLDRVLILSARHLELVLQEYLIHYNGHRPHQPGNNAHRTSQRSPPGT; translated from the coding sequence GTGACCGCGCACCCGACCGGAGCATGGACGGTGCAGCAAGCCCGCAATCTGGTCATGGATCTGGGTGACCGCATTGCTGGGTTGCGGTTCGTGATCCACGATCGGGATCCGCTCTTCGCCTCCAGGGAGGTCTTCACAGCTGAAAGGCTACGGATCATCACCACCCTGCCGCGGACACCAAGAATGAACGCCATCTGCGAGCGGGTCATCGGCACCATGCGCCGCGAACTCCTCGACCGGGTCTTGATCCTCAGCGCACGCCACCTGGAGCTCGTGCTCCAGGAGTATCTGATCCACTACAACGGGCACCGGCCGCACCAGCCAGGCAACAACGCCCACCGGACATCGCAACGCAGCCCGCCCGGCACGTGA
- a CDS encoding LysR substrate-binding domain-containing protein: MQARSTNTTTRRNRSSGHATQYSSGTPYLEALLADCAAAGFRPEFAVDGEDYATAQGFLAAGLEVTLIPRLALPGPHPGVVVRELSDPAPVRSIHTAYARRLSASPHSPPS; this comes from the coding sequence TTGCAGGCACGATCAACGAATACCACCACGCGGCGTAACCGCAGCTCAGGTCACGCAACTCAATATTCGAGCGGCACACCCTACCTGGAAGCACTGCTGGCGGACTGCGCGGCGGCCGGCTTCCGCCCGGAGTTCGCGGTCGACGGCGAGGACTACGCCACCGCCCAGGGCTTCCTCGCCGCCGGTCTCGAGGTCACGCTGATCCCGCGGCTGGCCCTGCCCGGCCCTCATCCCGGTGTCGTCGTCCGTGAGCTGTCCGATCCGGCTCCGGTCCGTTCGATCCACACCGCATACGCGAGACGTCTCTCGGCCAGCCCGCACTCACCGCCCTCCTGA
- a CDS encoding RHS repeat domain-containing protein, whose protein sequence is MVRITKFDAFDRLVSDDGVQHDYDALDRVETRAYGGKTQRMTYDGVGNNLVTVTDTATGAKTAMFGRDALGRTLGLSDGVGAQLAFCDLRCDLVGAFTATGTSLIDSVAYNPFGEVITRTGAAHTLGYQGGYTDPNTGKINMAACWYQPNTGSFISRDTLTQNPDPSVQLNRYTYTNDNPLTNTDPTGHAKKSTNKKTSTKTNKKKDLTPKQEYAACKKQKFKNKNGLDCEDEHDLATFYKDCKKGYNGYGDATDACKDGYGQLSQCYFKSGKYQKCENKAVETACSERPLKGPDYCHEAMPGYKACRKGDIDRTICIEGTHEYGVCRGTTDNTGPNKGVCAEATREYEDCRQQGMDAEPVCHKQRDTYVRCRSTGGIGNAKKKEKRFEQSADECGTVADQYMDRVKAGHAAPDCAYLGLIQSECLAKEKGTTKQCEGLAEKFAWCLSNPKHKYCDGKPDSKPCEPQAGGRVLNCTDYYYAPELWLMQNVLGDWEGGLGTPCEFSSIVTQNEKAEAICGLVGLVGDAIIQKGIEWINSKFSDFRDQYPGCGAWVTYTDSARSGGTGVLNPKFKPDCH, encoded by the coding sequence ATGGTGCGCATCACCAAGTTCGACGCCTTCGACCGCCTGGTCAGCGACGACGGCGTGCAGCACGACTACGACGCCCTCGACCGGGTCGAAACCCGCGCCTACGGCGGCAAGACCCAGCGCATGACCTACGACGGCGTCGGCAACAACCTGGTCACCGTCACCGACACCGCCACCGGCGCCAAGACCGCGATGTTCGGCCGGGACGCCCTCGGCCGCACCCTCGGCCTGTCGGACGGCGTCGGCGCCCAGCTCGCGTTCTGCGACCTGCGCTGCGACCTCGTCGGGGCCTTCACCGCCACCGGTACCTCATTGATCGACTCGGTCGCCTACAACCCGTTCGGGGAGGTCATCACGCGCACCGGAGCCGCCCACACCCTCGGCTACCAGGGCGGCTACACCGACCCGAACACCGGCAAGATCAACATGGCCGCCTGCTGGTACCAACCCAACACCGGCAGCTTCATCAGCCGCGACACCCTCACCCAGAACCCCGACCCCAGCGTCCAGCTCAACCGCTACACCTACACCAACGACAACCCCCTCACCAACACCGACCCGACCGGTCACGCGAAGAAGTCCACGAACAAGAAGACCAGCACGAAGACGAACAAAAAGAAGGACCTGACGCCCAAGCAGGAATACGCCGCCTGCAAGAAGCAGAAATTCAAGAACAAGAACGGGCTCGACTGCGAGGACGAGCACGATCTCGCCACCTTCTACAAGGACTGCAAGAAGGGGTACAACGGATACGGCGACGCAACTGATGCCTGCAAGGATGGGTACGGCCAGCTCAGCCAGTGCTACTTCAAGTCTGGCAAGTACCAGAAATGCGAGAACAAGGCGGTCGAGACGGCCTGTAGCGAGCGCCCGCTCAAGGGGCCGGATTACTGTCACGAGGCGATGCCCGGCTACAAGGCATGCCGGAAGGGCGATATCGATCGGACGATCTGCATAGAAGGCACGCATGAGTATGGGGTCTGCAGAGGGACAACCGACAACACCGGCCCCAACAAGGGAGTCTGCGCCGAGGCGACCCGAGAGTATGAGGACTGCCGGCAGCAAGGCATGGACGCCGAACCCGTCTGTCACAAACAGCGGGACACCTATGTGCGCTGCAGGTCGACGGGCGGAATCGGGAACGCCAAGAAGAAGGAGAAGAGGTTCGAGCAGTCCGCCGATGAGTGCGGAACTGTCGCCGACCAGTACATGGACCGCGTGAAGGCGGGCCACGCGGCACCCGACTGCGCGTATCTCGGCCTGATCCAGTCCGAGTGTCTGGCGAAAGAAAAGGGAACCACCAAGCAGTGCGAAGGCCTTGCCGAGAAGTTCGCCTGGTGTCTGTCGAATCCGAAGCACAAGTACTGCGACGGCAAGCCGGACAGCAAACCGTGTGAGCCGCAGGCGGGTGGTCGTGTACTGAACTGCACGGACTACTACTATGCGCCTGAGCTGTGGCTGATGCAGAACGTGCTGGGCGACTGGGAGGGAGGGCTGGGCACTCCTTGCGAGTTCAGTAGCATCGTCACGCAGAACGAGAAGGCCGAAGCCATCTGCGGCCTCGTCGGACTGGTCGGAGACGCCATCATCCAAAAGGGCATAGAATGGATCAACAGTAAATTCTCCGATTTCCGCGACCAGTATCCGGGCTGTGGTGCCTGGGTCACCTACACGGACTCTGCTCGATCTGGCGGTACGGGCGTGTTGAACCCGAAGTTCAAACCTGATTGTCATTGA
- a CDS encoding IS5 family transposase: MIVWICGVTASLRVQLCWDGAVTERQPYPSDLTDAQWALIEPVLTAWKAAHPSVSGHEGNYALREIVNAIRYQGRTGVQWDYLPHDLPPKGATYYYFAKWRDDGTDKTIHDLLRWHLREQKKRLADPSLVVLDTQSVHVAAGVPAETTGRDVAKKVPGRKRGLAVDVLGLVIAVVVLAASAHENAAGIALLDRVAAVTEGTVTKALVDQGFKNAVVAHGASLGIAVDIVERNPADKGFVPQPKRWVVEQTYGILMFHRRLVRDYEHLPSSSESRVYWAMTDVMSRRLTPSTPSWRWT, encoded by the coding sequence GTGATCGTGTGGATTTGTGGTGTTACCGCCAGTCTGCGGGTCCAGTTGTGCTGGGATGGCGCGGTGACTGAGCGCCAGCCGTACCCGAGCGACTTAACCGACGCTCAGTGGGCGTTGATCGAACCGGTCCTCACGGCATGGAAGGCCGCGCACCCCTCGGTCAGCGGCCACGAAGGCAACTATGCGCTGCGGGAGATCGTCAACGCGATCCGCTACCAGGGACGAACCGGCGTCCAATGGGACTATCTTCCCCATGACCTGCCGCCCAAGGGCGCGACGTACTACTACTTCGCCAAATGGCGCGACGACGGCACCGACAAGACGATCCACGACCTGTTGCGCTGGCATCTGCGCGAGCAGAAGAAGCGATTAGCCGACCCGAGCCTGGTCGTGCTGGACACCCAAAGCGTCCACGTCGCGGCCGGGGTTCCCGCCGAAACGACCGGCCGGGACGTCGCCAAGAAGGTGCCGGGCCGCAAACGAGGCCTGGCCGTAGACGTGCTGGGGCTGGTCATCGCGGTCGTCGTGCTCGCGGCCTCAGCTCACGAGAACGCCGCCGGGATCGCCCTGCTGGACCGGGTCGCCGCCGTCACCGAGGGAACCGTGACCAAGGCGCTGGTCGACCAGGGATTCAAGAACGCGGTCGTCGCCCATGGCGCCAGCCTGGGGATCGCCGTGGACATCGTCGAACGCAACCCCGCCGACAAAGGCTTCGTGCCCCAGCCGAAACGATGGGTCGTCGAGCAGACCTACGGGATCTTGATGTTCCACCGGCGCCTGGTCCGCGACTATGAACATCTCCCATCGAGTTCCGAATCACGGGTGTACTGGGCGATGACGGACGTGATGTCCCGGCGTCTGACCCCTTCGACGCCGTCCTGGCGGTGGACATGA
- a CDS encoding TetR/AcrR family transcriptional regulator C-terminal domain-containing protein, whose product MVEAVRLADREGVGELSMRRLARALGAGAMSLYYYVASKEELLDAMIDVVFEEIELPPEETDWQSAMRRRAVSARQVLARHPWAIGLMESRTSPGPSNLRHREAVTACLRRAGFPVLMATHANWLLDSYVYGFALQEASLPFDTADEFADMAEDVFLPQLPPDEFPYLNESAAVLVAAGFDPAEEFIFGLNLVLAALEPLRVPT is encoded by the coding sequence GTGGTCGAGGCGGTCCGGCTCGCCGACCGCGAGGGGGTCGGCGAGCTGAGCATGCGCCGGCTGGCTCGCGCGCTCGGCGCGGGCGCGATGTCGCTCTACTACTACGTGGCGAGCAAGGAGGAGTTGCTGGACGCCATGATCGACGTCGTGTTCGAGGAGATCGAGCTCCCGCCTGAAGAGACCGACTGGCAGTCAGCGATGCGACGTCGGGCGGTATCCGCCCGACAGGTTCTCGCACGCCACCCGTGGGCGATCGGCCTGATGGAGTCGCGGACATCGCCGGGGCCCTCGAACCTCCGCCACCGCGAAGCGGTCACCGCCTGCCTGCGGAGGGCTGGCTTCCCGGTCTTGATGGCGACGCACGCCAACTGGTTGCTCGACAGCTACGTCTACGGTTTCGCCCTGCAGGAAGCCAGCCTGCCGTTCGACACCGCCGATGAGTTCGCGGACATGGCCGAGGATGTCTTCCTGCCCCAGCTTCCTCCTGACGAGTTCCCCTACCTCAACGAGTCCGCCGCGGTGCTCGTCGCTGCCGGCTTCGACCCGGCGGAGGAGTTCATTTTCGGCCTCAACCTCGTCCTAGCCGCCCTCGAGCCCCTGAGAGTGCCTACGTGA
- a CDS encoding DUF6326 family protein: MTIRTKTPNLLDNPPVPVQAKLAAAWTSFMFLYIYVDYFHLHKPGVIDNLRAGVVFEFDISPTLLTMMLASVAIPALMVMLSMTLPARVNRATNLVVALLYIPYSAVNAAGESWDWAPFYGLSIGIEVLLLAFILRSAWTWPRTPAVPAGPATTDLRQDLRQ, encoded by the coding sequence ATGACCATCCGAACGAAAACCCCGAACCTGCTCGACAACCCGCCGGTCCCCGTGCAGGCCAAGCTCGCCGCCGCGTGGACCAGCTTCATGTTCCTCTACATCTACGTCGACTACTTCCACCTCCACAAGCCCGGCGTCATCGACAACCTCCGCGCCGGCGTCGTCTTTGAGTTCGACATCAGCCCGACGTTGTTGACCATGATGCTCGCGTCCGTGGCGATCCCGGCCCTGATGGTGATGCTCTCCATGACGCTGCCCGCCCGGGTGAACCGCGCCACGAACCTCGTCGTTGCATTGCTCTACATCCCCTACTCGGCGGTCAACGCGGCAGGGGAGTCCTGGGACTGGGCCCCCTTCTACGGCCTCTCCATCGGAATCGAGGTGCTGCTCCTGGCCTTCATCCTGCGCTCCGCCTGGACCTGGCCTCGAACCCCCGCCGTCCCAGCCGGTCCCGCGACGACCGACCTTCGACAGGACCTCCGACAGTAG
- a CDS encoding HAD family hydrolase — MKPNPHLLDQALIRLGADPSSALLVGDSVTDVEASKLAGVIAVGYANRPGKDERLANAGADLIITSMEELIAPLTQG, encoded by the coding sequence ATGAAGCCAAATCCTCATCTTCTTGACCAGGCGCTTATTCGCTTGGGCGCAGATCCGTCGTCCGCCCTACTGGTTGGGGACTCAGTGACGGATGTCGAGGCATCCAAGCTCGCTGGAGTGATCGCGGTCGGCTATGCCAACCGGCCGGGGAAGGACGAGCGGCTTGCCAACGCTGGTGCTGATCTCATCATTACCAGTATGGAGGAGCTGATAGCACCACTAACGCAAGGCTGA
- a CDS encoding tyrosine-type recombinase/integrase: METLQPPRHPFHRGIEEAILPYAAEHDIGVLVYGPLAHGLLSGTTDSTVFDADDQLVDELATDADIVDEAGALALSAHTLRHTLATNLLRAGVDIAIVAELLGHARLDTTRRYTLPTHTDLEDDVSHLPTDQSGHR, from the coding sequence GTGGAGACGCTCCAGCCGCCCCGCCACCCGTTCCACCGGGGCATCGAGGAGGCGATCCTGCCCTATGCGGCCGAGCACGATATTGGCGTGCTGGTCTACGGTCCGTTGGCACACGGCCTGCTGTCCGGCACGACCGACTCCACCGTCTTCGACGCCGACGACCAGCTCGTGGACGAACTCGCCACCGACGCCGACATCGTCGACGAAGCAGGTGCCCTCGCCCTGTCCGCCCACACCCTGCGGCACACCCTGGCCACCAACCTGCTCCGCGCCGGCGTCGACATTGCCATCGTCGCCGAGCTACTCGGCCACGCCCGACTCGACACGACCCGCCGCTACACCCTTCCCACCCACACCGACCTCGAAGACGACGTCAGCCACCTTCCTACCGACCAGTCGGGGCACCGCTGA
- a CDS encoding aldo/keto reductase — translation MVVATKGGLRLEGDCLVRDAGRRLLCEGVEYSLHALGTDYIDLYQVHWPDPHTPPEETAGALAEMVTEGRILHVGVSNYDVPQMRELG, via the coding sequence GTGGTCGTCGCTACCAAGGGCGGGCTGCGCTTGGAAGGCGACTGCCTGGTACGCGACGCAGGCAGGCGGTTGCTGTGCGAGGGAGTGGAGTACAGCCTGCACGCCCTGGGGACCGACTACATCGACCTGTACCAGGTGCACTGGCCCGACCCGCACACCCCGCCGGAGGAGACCGCTGGGGCGCTGGCGGAGATGGTCACGGAGGGAAGGATCCTCCACGTGGGCGTGTCGAACTACGACGTCCCGCAGATGCGCGAGCTGGGATGA
- a CDS encoding adenylate kinase family protein: protein MRKYVIMGVQGSGKGTQSTLLARDLDLAHISVGDIFRWHVQSHTKLGAQARRVMAAGELVGDDLVEKVVRDRLEQHDWNYGFIIDGFPRNRRQAEFFLESYDIDGVVHLDLPEEEVRRRVLARRLCARCGMDYNLIAHRPKESDRCDVCGGELVPREDDTPEALASRLRDYHDKTNPVLDLFRRKEYVVTVDARPEKVSVQREIRARLGLPPYEP from the coding sequence ATGCGCAAGTACGTCATCATGGGCGTCCAGGGCAGCGGCAAGGGAACCCAGAGCACTCTGCTCGCCCGCGACCTCGATCTGGCACACATCAGCGTCGGCGACATCTTCCGATGGCACGTGCAAAGCCACACCAAGCTCGGGGCTCAGGCCCGGCGCGTGATGGCCGCCGGGGAGCTCGTCGGCGACGACCTGGTGGAGAAGGTCGTGCGTGACCGGCTGGAACAGCACGACTGGAACTACGGGTTCATCATCGACGGTTTCCCGCGCAACCGCCGCCAGGCCGAGTTCTTCCTGGAGAGCTACGACATCGACGGCGTCGTGCACCTCGACCTGCCCGAGGAGGAGGTACGGCGGCGCGTCCTGGCCCGCCGCCTGTGTGCCCGCTGCGGCATGGACTACAACCTCATCGCCCATCGCCCCAAGGAGAGCGACCGGTGCGACGTGTGCGGCGGCGAGCTCGTGCCCCGGGAGGACGACACGCCCGAGGCGCTCGCCAGCCGGCTGCGCGACTACCACGACAAGACGAACCCAGTCCTGGACCTGTTCCGCCGCAAGGAGTACGTCGTCACCGTCGACGCCAGGCCCGAGAAAGTCTCGGTGCAGCGCGAGATCCGCGCGCGTCTGGGGCTTCCGCCGTACGAGCCGTGA
- a CDS encoding transposase, with protein sequence MGETRRRFDPEFRAGAVRIVRETGKPIAQVAKDLGINAGTLANWVQMDRLAREQDTNGGELAESEREELARLRRQRTEWAKERAELEMERDDAPMLVKPQRTEYAQVRVLL encoded by the coding sequence GTGGGAGAGACCAGACGCAGGTTCGATCCGGAGTTCCGGGCGGGTGCGGTGCGCATCGTGCGGGAGACAGGAAAGCCGATCGCGCAGGTCGCTAAGGATCTGGGCATCAACGCGGGCACGCTGGCCAACTGGGTGCAGATGGACCGGCTGGCCCGCGAGCAGGACACCAACGGTGGTGAGCTGGCCGAGTCGGAGCGGGAGGAACTCGCCAGACTGCGCAGGCAGCGGACCGAATGGGCCAAGGAACGCGCCGAGCTCGAGATGGAGCGGGATGACGCCCCTATGCTTGTCAAGCCGCAGCGGACGGAGTACGCGCAGGTGAGAGTGCTTCTGTGA
- a CDS encoding HXXEE domain-containing protein encodes MLTLPIQGAVVLVVASVLGWSGWMAFSYARPVKSRRVIAVYLCAVGFQLIHMAEEYTGGFPHEIVELFDSPRDWPEKEFLLVFVFGFGALYFFAGAGALYRIRVANFFLWWYALGAGLLNGIAHFVFPIIKGGYFPGLYTAGGHLIMSGLLIYLLIKENRQLKADEQAAQPLLVR; translated from the coding sequence TTGCTCACGCTGCCCATCCAGGGCGCGGTGGTCCTCGTGGTGGCCAGCGTGCTGGGCTGGAGCGGCTGGATGGCCTTCAGTTACGCCAGGCCGGTGAAGTCGAGGAGGGTGATCGCCGTCTACCTGTGCGCGGTGGGTTTCCAGCTCATCCACATGGCCGAGGAGTACACCGGCGGCTTCCCGCACGAGATCGTCGAGCTGTTCGACTCGCCTCGTGACTGGCCGGAGAAGGAGTTTCTGCTCGTCTTCGTTTTCGGTTTCGGCGCGCTGTACTTCTTCGCCGGCGCGGGCGCGCTTTACCGGATCCGGGTGGCCAACTTCTTCCTGTGGTGGTACGCCCTGGGCGCGGGCCTGCTCAACGGCATCGCCCACTTCGTCTTCCCGATCATCAAGGGCGGCTACTTCCCCGGCCTGTACACCGCCGGCGGGCACCTCATCATGAGCGGACTGCTGATCTACCTCCTCATCAAGGAGAACCGGCAGCTCAAAGCCGACGAACAGGCAGCTCAGCCGCTGCTGGTCAGGTAG
- a CDS encoding SDR family oxidoreductase translates to MSKTVLVTGASTGIGRATALLLVREGFTVYAGVRKDADGQALGPSVTPIQLDVTDAGQIADAAERIGHLDALVNNAGIGVTGPLEFVSLDSLRWQYEVNVFGQVAVTQAMLPRLRASRGRVITVGSVGSWITLPFGGPLCSSKHAIRSLNDALRMEVKPWGIRAVLIEPGSIHTAAVDKLEGEVEPRLAAIGEQGRQLYGQAYRTMTTTGLKEERSGSSPDVVARAVLHALTARKPRSRYPVGKKSRLMSTLGRIVPQYTLDRLRLRALGLS, encoded by the coding sequence ATGTCGAAGACCGTCCTGGTGACCGGCGCCTCCACCGGAATCGGCCGTGCCACCGCCCTGCTGCTGGTCCGCGAGGGCTTCACCGTCTACGCCGGCGTACGGAAGGACGCCGACGGCCAGGCCCTCGGCCCCAGCGTCACCCCCATCCAGCTGGATGTCACCGATGCCGGGCAGATCGCCGATGCCGCCGAGCGGATCGGTCATCTCGACGCCCTGGTCAACAACGCCGGCATTGGCGTCACCGGACCCCTGGAGTTCGTCTCCCTGGACTCGCTGCGCTGGCAGTACGAGGTCAACGTCTTCGGCCAGGTGGCCGTCACCCAGGCCATGCTGCCCAGGCTGCGCGCCTCCCGCGGCCGCGTGATCACCGTCGGCTCGGTCGGCAGCTGGATCACCCTGCCCTTCGGCGGCCCGCTGTGCTCCTCCAAGCACGCCATCCGCTCCCTCAACGACGCGCTGCGCATGGAGGTCAAGCCCTGGGGCATCCGCGCGGTCCTCATCGAACCCGGATCCATCCACACCGCCGCCGTCGACAAGCTCGAAGGCGAGGTCGAACCCCGCCTGGCCGCCATCGGCGAACAGGGCAGGCAGCTGTACGGCCAGGCCTACCGCACCATGACCACCACCGGACTCAAGGAGGAACGCTCCGGCTCCAGCCCCGACGTCGTCGCCCGCGCCGTCCTGCACGCCCTGACCGCCCGCAAGCCCCGCTCCCGCTACCCCGTGGGCAAGAAATCCAGGCTGATGAGCACCCTGGGCCGCATCGTCCCCCAGTACACCCTCGACCGGCTACGCCTGCGCGCCCTCGGCCTGTCCTGA
- a CDS encoding carboxymuconolactone decarboxylase family protein, giving the protein MPPLAGADALTALDPVFAQLAVGAGHNLWGLAHLTMREKAFICLTADLCHPHLDLPLAMHVQMALANGVEPEAIRELYRHLAPYVGYPIVVTAFQRLTELGLPAAQDDKPVEPTPPTGPLARAVRALEDIGPGLATFTEDQLAQRWTRPHLSIRERALACLVVDVFYQTLGPSLRLHAELARSAGATDETLRDLLRGVAEFGMPRAWAAAQALLPQPREGA; this is encoded by the coding sequence ATGCCACCACTCGCCGGCGCCGACGCCCTCACCGCACTCGACCCCGTCTTCGCCCAGCTCGCCGTCGGCGCGGGCCACAACCTGTGGGGCTTGGCCCATCTGACCATGCGCGAGAAGGCCTTCATCTGCCTGACCGCCGACCTGTGCCACCCCCACCTGGACCTACCGCTGGCGATGCACGTGCAGATGGCTCTGGCCAACGGCGTCGAGCCCGAGGCCATCCGCGAGCTCTACCGGCACCTGGCCCCGTACGTGGGCTACCCGATCGTGGTCACCGCCTTCCAACGCTTGACCGAGCTCGGCCTGCCCGCGGCGCAGGACGACAAGCCTGTCGAGCCCACCCCGCCGACCGGACCGCTCGCGCGAGCCGTACGCGCCCTGGAGGACATCGGCCCCGGCCTGGCCACCTTCACCGAGGACCAGCTCGCCCAACGCTGGACCCGCCCCCACCTCAGCATCCGCGAACGCGCGCTCGCCTGCCTGGTCGTCGACGTCTTCTACCAGACGCTCGGCCCATCCCTGCGCCTGCACGCCGAGCTGGCCAGGTCGGCCGGAGCCACCGACGAGACCCTGCGCGACCTGCTGCGCGGTGTGGCCGAATTCGGCATGCCACGAGCCTGGGCCGCCGCGCAGGCGCTGCTGCCGCAGCCGAGGGAGGGCGCATGA
- a CDS encoding FAD-dependent monooxygenase, which produces MNVVIAGGGPAGMMLGLLLACAGIEVTVLEKHKYFLRDFGGDTVHPSTLEALDQLGLSERFHQLDHRKVTRLNVPLGGGLAPIEAFAGMKVKFPYIAFVPQWDFLNLLAEEAQRHPNFTLHLSTPVRDVVRRVGKVVGIRCEDGREFRADLVIGADGRNSAVRQAAWDGCTNSARPST; this is translated from the coding sequence ATGAACGTGGTGATAGCCGGCGGTGGCCCGGCCGGGATGATGCTCGGCCTGCTGCTCGCCTGTGCCGGGATCGAGGTCACCGTGCTGGAGAAGCACAAGTACTTCCTGCGCGACTTCGGCGGCGACACCGTGCATCCCTCCACCTTGGAGGCGCTCGATCAGCTGGGCTTGTCGGAGCGCTTCCACCAGCTCGACCATCGCAAGGTCACCAGGCTCAACGTGCCGCTGGGCGGCGGGCTCGCCCCCATCGAGGCTTTCGCCGGGATGAAGGTGAAATTTCCGTACATCGCCTTCGTGCCGCAGTGGGACTTCCTCAACCTGCTCGCCGAGGAGGCCCAGCGCCATCCGAACTTCACCCTGCACCTGAGCACCCCGGTGCGCGACGTCGTCCGCCGGGTCGGCAAGGTCGTCGGAATTCGCTGCGAGGACGGCCGAGAGTTCCGCGCGGATCTGGTCATCGGGGCCGACGGCCGGAATTCGGCGGTACGGCAGGCGGCCTGGGATGGGTGCACGAACTCGGCGCGCCCATCGACGTGA
- a CDS encoding FAD-dependent monooxygenase, translated as MHELGAPIDVIWFRLTRHHDDQENLIFQLARGRGMVAIDRGEFWQCGYLIGKGGFDAWKARGIEAFRRDVAEVAPMFTDRTGELASFEAMGFLEVRVNRLHTWHQPGLLCIGDAAHAMSPVGGVGINLAVQDAIAAANILTRPLWTARSTTPTCPPSSTAASGPPSSPSGCRDSCSGKPSTTSARTASCPPWPAS; from the coding sequence GTGCACGAACTCGGCGCGCCCATCGACGTGATCTGGTTCCGCCTGACCCGGCATCACGACGACCAGGAGAATCTGATCTTCCAGCTGGCCCGCGGCCGCGGCATGGTCGCCATCGACCGCGGCGAGTTCTGGCAGTGCGGCTACCTCATCGGCAAGGGCGGCTTCGACGCCTGGAAGGCTAGGGGCATCGAGGCCTTCCGCCGGGACGTGGCCGAGGTGGCCCCGATGTTCACCGACCGCACCGGCGAGCTGGCCTCCTTCGAGGCCATGGGCTTCCTGGAGGTGCGGGTCAACCGGCTGCACACCTGGCACCAGCCCGGGCTGCTGTGCATCGGCGACGCCGCGCACGCGATGTCGCCGGTCGGTGGGGTGGGCATCAACCTGGCCGTCCAGGACGCCATCGCCGCCGCCAACATTCTGACCCGCCCGCTTTGGACGGCACGCTCGACGACGCCCACCTGCCCGCCGTCGAGCACCGCCGCAAGTGGCCCACCGTCCTCACCCAGCGGGTGCAGGGATTCCTGCAGCGGCAAGCCTTCGACGACAAGCGCCAGGACGGCCAGCTGCCCGCCCTGGCCCGCTTCCTGA